GCTCCCGACGACAGACTTCTCGCTGCAGCCTCCAGACAACCGTTTCGGGCAAACAAGGTAGGCGCCCATCGGCATCAGTCGTCTGTGGGCCGGGCGTGGTCAGGATTTGATGGACCTATTGAGCCGGTTCAGACGGCGTTCCAGGCGATTGCGGTCGCGGCGGGCGGCCTGTTGCCGACGTTCCTCGACGCGGCATGCGCGGATCGACTCCGGATTAGACCGGGCCCACACGTCCGGACGCAGAACCCCGGTGCCAGTGCAGGAAACGATGCAGGAATCCCCTTTAAAATCGCGGGAGACTCTGTAAACTGTGGACGTGCCGAAACTCTGAAAGCCAGTGTTTTCCCTGATCCACGCACCCGCAGCAGCGGCCTCCGGGGCCAATGAAGCATCTGGTCTCGCAGGTGGTATTCGCACTCGAAACACCGAACTCCTGTACCTGATCGGCAGTCAACTCGTTTGTCTCCGCCCTCTTGCTTTGGCAATCGAATTCCTGAGAAACTCGGAATCCACCGCAAGGTGCTGGTACGTTTTGGCGACTTGGGAAGCGTCGGCGTGCCCCATGAGAATGGAGACCGTCACGGGATCGACTCCATTCTTCAGTGCGGTCGTGGCAAATCCGTGTCTCACTGCAGTGGCACAGAGACCAGGGATGGGCGTCTCTGCTTTTTCCAATCGTGCTCGAAGCCGTCGGAACCGACAGTTGACAGAATCTTTTGTCCACGGATTTCCGTCCATGTTCCGCAACAGTGGCCCGTCCGGCTGCTCCTGGCAGATCCTTGCGACAAGCCGACAGGCTGCTTCCGTCAGATAGATGACGCGAGGAAATCGCTTTCCCTTCGCATCAGAAGCAGGCAGGACAATTCGGGCAGCGTCAAGTTCGCAGTGCCGGGCCTCGACCAGCTTCGCCTCCTGCGGCCGAGCACCGGTTTCGCTGAGAAACTGCAAGTAGTCGCGGAACTGCTGGTCCGCGACCTGTTTCAGGATCAGTTCGAACTGGTCGACGCTCACAAAAACTTCACGGCGCCGCGGTGTCGGACGTTCAACCGTCAGCAGCGGACTTTTCTGCAATCTGCCATCCCGGACAGCCCAATTGAACACTCGCTTCACGGCTCGCACGGCATTGTGCTTCGTCGTGTCGTTCCACCGCTTCTGGCTGTCAAGCCAGTTCGTGACATGAAACGGCTTGAGATTGCCGATCAGCAGCTTCACGCCCGTTGAGCGGATGAACGACGAAATGAACTTCTGGTAGAAGTCATACGTCTGTGCAGAACGGTTCTTTTGACACCACTCAAGGTAAGCGTTGGCCAGCGTTGCAACGCGGTCACCGTCGCTGACGGGAGCGTCATCGGCCATGAGTTCGTGGTACCGCCGGAAAGCTTCATCCTTGT
This sequence is a window from Planctomycetaceae bacterium. Protein-coding genes within it:
- a CDS encoding tyrosine-type recombinase/integrase, coding for MRKPFFKKSHKSWYVHHQGRMQKLGPDKDEAFRRYHELMADDAPVSDGDRVATLANAYLEWCQKNRSAQTYDFYQKFISSFIRSTGVKLLIGNLKPFHVTNWLDSQKRWNDTTKHNAVRAVKRVFNWAVRDGRLQKSPLLTVERPTPRRREVFVSVDQFELILKQVADQQFRDYLQFLSETGARPQEAKLVEARHCELDAARIVLPASDAKGKRFPRVIYLTEAACRLVARICQEQPDGPLLRNMDGNPWTKDSVNCRFRRLRARLEKAETPIPGLCATAVRHGFATTALKNGVDPVTVSILMGHADASQVAKTYQHLAVDSEFLRNSIAKARGRRQTS